The genomic DNA AAAGTTGACCCCCATAATCCCAAGATTACAAACAAAGGAATCAAGGCGACTGTTTTAATAATAAGGGAATCGCTTAATAAAACATCATTTGTAAGGTCTAAACTATCTAATTTAATGACGAATAGTGCATAAACGATGAATCCAGTAATGACAGCCAATAGAGTGCCAATAGGTAATGCCTTGGAAGCATTTTTTAAATCACCTGACATGGATAAACCGGCTTCTATACCCGTAACGGCAGGAAAAAAAACCGCAAATACTGCCCAAAAAGAAGCTTTGGGTTGAATCAGAGTGTCAAGGCTAGAGCTATAACTGGTATCTTGCCCAAGAAAAAATGATGCAATCGATATTGCAATCAAAACTAAAATGATGCCCTGAGTTCTTAATGCAAAGTCAGTAGATTTATAAGCTGTAAAGCCTGTCAGACCAAGAAATAAAAGCTTTAGTGGAAGCTCAGGAATAAAGGGAAATAACATTATGACTGACTCAGCAAAACCTGTGATATAAAAGGCAATGCCTAAGCTTTGGGCAAAAAATAAAGGTATTCCAACTGCAGCACCTGCTTCAAGACCAAATGATCTTGAGATCATGAAGTAAGCACCGCCACCTTCAATTTTCATGTTTGTGGCTGTAGAAGCAATGGATAGAGCTGTTAGAAATGTTATTAAGGATGATAAAGTTACAATAATTAAGGAGGACACTAACCCTACTTGTCCCAACATCCAACCCATTCTTAAGAACATAACTGCACCAAAAATAGTCAGTATGCTTGGAATATAAACACCCTTTACCCAGCCAAATTTTTGTTTGTTATCTGTCAGCATAATTGTTTTAATGTATAGTCTTACAAAAGTTTTATTTTAAGATCAAACAGTTCTTCAAATGATTTTTTTATTTGATCAAATTGTTTTTGTTGCAAAAAGCTTGTTATTGGAATTTTTATTAAAAATGTTTTTTTAGAAATTTTATAATTTTTAATCCATTGTGGATTTTTATCAAAGCACCAAAGAAAGAGTTTTAAAGCAATAGCAATTTTTTTATATGTATATGTTTCTTTTTTTTGAGGTTTAATCGCGGTCATCTCAAGCATTAATTTAAAAATAGAAACAATAGAAGAGTAGTCATTTTTAGAATTATAAAAAGGGAAATCTTGTGCCAGAGCTTGGTAATCAGAAAAACGGTAAGTTGGTTTTTTTGAATTGCAGATTAAGCCAATGACAAGAGCAATCATGGATAGGTTGATCAAGTCTTTATCCGCATCCAATAATTTTTTAAAAAGTTTATTAAATAGAACTAAGGATTGTCTTTGATATGGGGATAAAATATGATGTTTAAAAAATGAAGAAGAAAAATCAATGTTTTGTACTTTGACATATTTAGTTTTTTTAGTTTTTAGAGTTAGATTGAGTAAACCTTCTTTCAAGGCAATATCTGTGTAGCGCAAGCTTGCACAATTAAAAAACTTTAAAATTTCATCTAGAAGTATGTTGCCTCCGGTGAACATATCAATTCTTTTTTCTTCTAAATAAGGAACTTTTTTGAGCTGTTCGTAGCTATAGGTAGAAGTTTTTTTAATTAATTTTGATAAGCTGTTAGGAGAGCATTTTTTATCAATATAGTCACCACTATTTAATACTTTAACAATACCTTTGACCGTTCCACTTGAACCGTATGCTTCTAATGAGCTTACTTTTGGCCATTTAGCTAAATGTTTTTTTAAATAACCAGTGATATGATCTTGAAACAGTTGAAGTTCTTGAGTAGAGGGGGGAGAGCTTTTAATAAATTGTTCTTTAATCAAAGATGATCCAAGAGGAATGCTATGATGAAATACTTTTGATTTATTGTTGAGAGTAATTTCAGTGCTGCCACCGCCAATATCTACACATATAAAATTTTGTTGTTGAGGTTGGTTAATGTGTTGTTTTAGCCCTTGATAAATAATTTTTGCTTCTTGATGGCCACTAATTTCAATTAGTTTAATGCTAGAATTTTTAAAAACTGCATTGATAAGCAGTTTCTTATTTTTTGCTTGTCTTACAGCAGCGGTAGCATAAGCATAAGTTTGATCAACACCCAAGCTTTGGCAAATTTGATTAAAATGTTTAAAAACTTGGACTGTGTTATGAATGGTTGGCTTAGAAAAGTAACCTTGAGAAAAAACATCTTTTCCTAGTTTAATCATCAGTTTTTCACTGTACAGTTTTTGGTAATCTAGATTGCCGTACAGTTGGTAAACATCAAATCTTACGGAATTACTGCCAAGATCAATAATGCTGAGTCTCATTGTATATCCTCTTTATGAAGCTCATCCAAGTTCCATAAACTTGGGAATAATTTTTTCCATGATAGTGCAATTAAAATTGTGCCTATACCTCCCAATGCAGCCGCCCAAATTGTACCAAACCATTTTGCGGTTATACCAGATTCAAATTCTCCTAACTCATTGGATGCTCCAATAAACATGAGGTTGATGGCACTTATTCTACCACGCATGTTTGAAGGAGTTAAAACTTGTACCAAGGTTCCTCTGGTAACAACGCTGATAATATCACTTGCTCCCATACAAAATAAGAAAAAAATACTTAAGATAAAGGATTTAGACAAAGCAAAGCCTAAAGTAAATAGCCCAAAACATAATACTGCAAGTAACATACGTTTCCCAATATTACGTTTAATAGGTTTGTAACTTAATAATATTGCCATTAAAGTTGCTCCAAGAGCAGGGGCACTTTTTAAAACACCTAAACCTTGAGGCCCAACGTGTAAAATGTCTTTTGCATAAATGGGGAGAAGTGCCGTTGCACCACCAAGCAGTACTGCAAATAAATCAAGAGATATAGCCCCCAAAAGTCTTGATTCTTTTTTTAGAAAAATAAAACCTTCTTTGATCTGATTAAAAAAAGAGCTGCTTAAGGCTTGACTTATAGAAGAGCTTTCAATGCTAATAAAGCAAAGTAAGGATAAGAATAAAAAAACACCAGAAATGAGATAAGTCATGTAAATTGCATTGATAAAGTAAGCATACAAAAATCCTCCTAACGATGGGCCTATAATGATAGCAATTTGCCATGCCGAGCTTGTTTTTGCTACATGTTGAGAAAATTCATTTTTTGCAACAATATTGGGTAAAAAAGATTGGGTGGCGGCACCAACAAAAGCTCTTACAACTCCCAAGGCAGTCATTAAAAGGTAGATAGCATTTTGATTTAAATTGTTGTTGTAACTTAGACCAGCTAAAGCAAATGATATGCAGGTACCAAAAAAAAAGCATGTTCTAATGATGTTTTTTTTATCGTACTTATCTGCGCAGGTTCCAGCATAGGGAGAAAAAAATGCCATCGGCAAAAACTGACTTAAGCCAATATAGCCTAGGCTTAAAGGGTCTGAAGTTAAATCATAAATAAACCAAGCAATAGCAAGGGACTGTATTTGAAAGGATATAACAGAAAAAAACCTTGCAACAATAAACTTAATGAAGTCAAGGCGATGCGTGGTATCTGCAAATGATTTCATAGGGCTTTTAATACAAACAAAATAAATTGAACAAAAAAGTTGAATAATTTCCCAGTCTTTGCTTTTGTAAAAAACATTAATGAAAGCTTATATTCAATTTATATTACTTATACCAATTTTTTCCATCATTGGGGTACTTTATCCATCAACAACAGAAAAAATTAATAATGATAATTATTACAATGTAGGTGTGGGTGACGTTGAACTCGATTTAAAGCTCAATAGTAGCTTTTATGGTGATAATGCGGGGCCAAGTGTTTTCACCTTTCAAGTTGGAGGCAACTATTTTATATCTAAAAACTTGGCTCCGGGGATTGAACTGTTTATACAAGATGTAGATAGTCAGTCACAATTTAGAGTCTTACCCAATATTAAACTTTATCTTCCTGATCATGACCGAATCTTACCCTATGCGCAAGTAGGCTTAGGTGTAGCCAATGTGCCGCAAGGAGGTGGGCTAAATTTAAGGCTGGGTGCTGGGGTCAACTACTTGTTGACGCGTTCTGTGGCAATAGGACTTTCACTGCAATATGATTTTTTAATGTCTGATGAGGCACTTCATCGTATAGAGATACCCGTAGGGTTTCATTTTTATTTTAAATATTAAATGGCTGACTTTATAGTCTAAAAAGGTAAGGAAAAGTAAATATGGGAAAAAACAATAGAGAGTCATGGGGATCTAAATTAGGCGTTATCATGGCCGTTGCAGGCTCAGCAGTTGGTTTGGGGAACTTTTTAAGGTTTCCTGGGCAAGCTGCCCAAAACGGTGGTGGAGCATTTATGATTCCATACTTTGTTTCTCTCTTGCTGATAGGCATCCCTTTGGCTTGGGCAGAGTGGACCATGGCAAGATACGGTGGGCTAAAAGGTTTTCATAGTGCTCCAGGCGTTTTTCAAAGCTTGTGGAAAAATAGAATTTCTAAATATTTAGGGTCTTTGGCCATACTGATTCCTTTGGTTATTTTTATGTACTATGTTGTGATTGAGGCTTGGTGCTTAAGTTACGCCCTAGATTATCTAAGTGGAAGTTTAATGAAAGGCAACGATGCCAAAGCTTACAGCGATTTTTTTGCGCAACAGGTTGGTATTTCTGCAGATGGTGCTCTTTTTCATGGTGGTAGTATTAAGGTTATTTTAGTCTTAGCATTTACCTTTGCCTTTAATTTCTTTTTGATTGCAAAGGGACTCATGTCCGGTATTGAGCGTTTTGTTAAAGTCGCCATCCCCATTATGACAGTGTGTGCATTATGTGTCCTGATTAGAGTATTGACCTTAAAGACACCTGATCCAAGCTTACCTGAGCAGTCTGTTATTGGTGGTTTAGGTTTTATGTGGAATCCAAACTTTTCTAAGCTTACAGACCCTCAAACATGGTTGGCAGCAGCCAGCCAAATCTTTTTCAGTTTATCAGTTGGTTTTGGGGTTATCATTAATTACGCCAGTTACCTGAGAGAAAAAGATGATGTAGTTTTAAGTGGCTTGACTGCGTGTAGCATGAACGAGTTTTTTGAAGTTTGTCTTGGAGGATTAATTACACTACCGGCTGCATTTATCTTTATGGGAGCAGGTTTGGCGAGTGTTTCTGGCTCTACCTTTGGTTTAGGTTTTAATGCTTTACCTAATGTATTTGCACAAATGCCCGCAGGTCAGTTTTTTGGCTTTTTGTGGTTTTTTATGCTGTTTTTAGCGGCGGTGACCAGTAGTTTGTCTATGATTCAGCCTGTATTTGCCTTTGTAAAAGAAATTGGGGTTGAACATAAAAAAGCCATTAAAAGCGTTGCCTTGGTCAGTGCCATTGGTGCAGGGTTTGTTGTGTATTTTTCTAAAGATCTAAAAGCTCTGGACACCATGGATTTTTGGGTTGGAACCTTTTTAATTTTTGTTTTAGCCATGATTCAGTCTATTATTTTTGCTTGGATCTTTGGTGTGGATAAAGGGTTTGAAGAAGCCCATAAAGGTGCCAGCATCAATATTCCAGGCTTTGTTAAACCTATTTTAAAGTATGTTACACCCATCTATTTATTGGTTATATTTATTGGCTTTTCAATCAATAATGCGCCAGCATATTTTAAAAGCTTGGTTAGCGATGGAATTGCTGGGGTAAGTGTTGCTTTTATTGGCGTGATTTTGGCCGGCATTTTGTTTTTAATACATAAACACCGAAAATTATGGGAACAGATATAATTAATAAATAAGTTTATTGGCTTGCTATACAACGTATTGAAGGAGATGTTATGACATTAGGTGGCTGGATAATGATGAGTTTATCGATATCAACAGTGTTAATATTGATTAGTTTTTGTTTGTATAAAGTGTTTAAATAAAGGGTTGGAAAATGTTGTATAACTTAGTGTCTTTATTGGGTATAGTCGGTATTATTGGTATCGCATGGTTGATGTCAAACAATAAAAAAGCATTTCCATGGCGTCAAGTTCTGTGGGGATTAGGCTTACAATTTCTCATTGCCATTTTTGTTTTTGTTTTGCCTGTAGGTAAAACTTTATTTCTTTGGATGAATGATTTAGCGGTGACTTTAATTGGATACGCTACAGAGGGCGGAAAATTTGTTTTTGGTGGTTTGGCAACCCGTAGTATGGCTACTAAAGAAGGTGCTGCGCCTGGATCAGATTTTGTGTTTGCCTTTGAAGTTCTGACAACGGTTATTTTCTTTTCCTCATTGATTGGTGTTCTTTATTATATAAAAGTTATGCAAGTACTGGTTAAAGCTTTTGCTTGGGTGATGCAAAAAACCATGAAAGTATCAGGTGCTGAAGCTTTGACAGCGTCGGCCAATATTTTCTTTGGCCAGTCTGAAGCCCCTATTGCAGTAAAACCTTATATTCCT from Oligoflexia bacterium includes the following:
- a CDS encoding MFS transporter, with amino-acid sequence MKSFADTTHRLDFIKFIVARFFSVISFQIQSLAIAWFIYDLTSDPLSLGYIGLSQFLPMAFFSPYAGTCADKYDKKNIIRTCFFFGTCISFALAGLSYNNNLNQNAIYLLMTALGVVRAFVGAATQSFLPNIVAKNEFSQHVAKTSSAWQIAIIIGPSLGGFLYAYFINAIYMTYLISGVFLFLSLLCFISIESSSISQALSSSFFNQIKEGFIFLKKESRLLGAISLDLFAVLLGGATALLPIYAKDILHVGPQGLGVLKSAPALGATLMAILLSYKPIKRNIGKRMLLAVLCFGLFTLGFALSKSFILSIFFLFCMGASDIISVVTRGTLVQVLTPSNMRGRISAINLMFIGASNELGEFESGITAKWFGTIWAAALGGIGTILIALSWKKLFPSLWNLDELHKEDIQ
- a CDS encoding sodium-dependent transporter, which gives rise to MGKNNRESWGSKLGVIMAVAGSAVGLGNFLRFPGQAAQNGGGAFMIPYFVSLLLIGIPLAWAEWTMARYGGLKGFHSAPGVFQSLWKNRISKYLGSLAILIPLVIFMYYVVIEAWCLSYALDYLSGSLMKGNDAKAYSDFFAQQVGISADGALFHGGSIKVILVLAFTFAFNFFLIAKGLMSGIERFVKVAIPIMTVCALCVLIRVLTLKTPDPSLPEQSVIGGLGFMWNPNFSKLTDPQTWLAAASQIFFSLSVGFGVIINYASYLREKDDVVLSGLTACSMNEFFEVCLGGLITLPAAFIFMGAGLASVSGSTFGLGFNALPNVFAQMPAGQFFGFLWFFMLFLAAVTSSLSMIQPVFAFVKEIGVEHKKAIKSVALVSAIGAGFVVYFSKDLKALDTMDFWVGTFLIFVLAMIQSIIFAWIFGVDKGFEEAHKGASINIPGFVKPILKYVTPIYLLVIFIGFSINNAPAYFKSLVSDGIAGVSVAFIGVILAGILFLIHKHRKLWEQI